In Acaryochloris marina S15, a single genomic region encodes these proteins:
- a CDS encoding PAS domain S-box protein, giving the protein MTIQLQQSIAWQQAILDSADFIIIATDPAGIIQTFNAVALRTLGYQPEEIIGKVTPALIHDPQEIEQQAQQLSQELGYTLEPGFEVFVAKARLGIADENIWTYIRKDQSRFPVRLSVTAVHDETGKLTGFLGIGKDLSQQQKIEQSLVESEARFLGAFQYAAIGMALVSPTGHWLRVNPSVCSIVGYSESELLALTFQEITHPDDLASDLTYVEQLLAGEIDTYQMEKRYIHKQGHEVWILLSVSLVRDNEGQPLYFISQIQNINQRKQAKAALQQLNKQLEQLVHERTTQLELAFNQLKASEANYQDLYDNAPDMYASVDAQSHQVLQCNKTLCHALDLNKEDILNGSIFSLYHPDCHPEAEKAFNTFAETGTVQDAQLQLNRQDGSKLDVSLNVRAVRDSEGNILHSRSSWRDITERKQLAAQLRQVNTELEQRVEERTNALLITNQRLEQEIQERQRAEVELRTMNDQLEILVQQRTAELQKSAEREQAFSGIIQRMRQTLELQTIFADTTEELRRVIACDRTLVYQFKSDWTGTLVAESVSQDSPSIIALKAQKAGSRTVDITPPSGLKQILGQNYQYDVALGKHSQNVTCRTITDIKEVGFDPYTLKVLERLNIQAYLVVPIVDGSHLWGLLIATQNTAPCLWSPSAIQIMTQVGTQLGVAVQQAELLAHSQKQAKALKKAKEEAERASRAKSNFLSHMSHELRTPLNAILGYAQLMQHSTLLSAQHTQYVKTINRSGKHLLTLINDVLEMSKIEAGQLYLNQSSFDLYNLLSELEEMFSLKASLKQLQVSFQGQSLVPRYIQADQNKLRQVLINILGNAIKFTQQGQINLCISVARESLFFTITDTGPGIDAASLDKLFHAFEQGNIGLQSREGTGLGLSISQKFVTLMGGQLTVTSQEGQGSTFTFHIPLTIADETVLDQDHDHTFQTVNLAPNQPDFRILVVDDEQTNRKPLAELLSLIGFSVQEASNGQAAITIWETWQPHLIWMDMQMPEMDGCHATRLIKATPQGQNTVVIALTASVFEENKQKILEAGCNDFVRKPFRQNEVLEKITKYLGVQYVPVVHDSHPDEQGQELPTRSEQLNIDQLRVMPTAWLEEVRQRAHQGNDLLLLKLIQQIPPEHQTIADDLTCLVENYQFEQLAQLAKFPQP; this is encoded by the coding sequence GTGACGATTCAATTACAACAGTCGATAGCTTGGCAACAAGCCATTCTCGATAGTGCTGACTTCATTATTATTGCGACCGATCCTGCAGGGATTATTCAAACTTTCAATGCAGTGGCTCTGCGCACCCTTGGCTATCAGCCTGAAGAGATCATCGGCAAAGTGACTCCCGCGCTCATCCATGACCCTCAAGAAATTGAACAACAAGCTCAACAGCTCTCCCAGGAACTCGGATATACCCTTGAACCAGGGTTTGAAGTCTTTGTGGCCAAAGCTCGATTGGGCATTGCTGACGAAAACATCTGGACGTATATCCGTAAAGATCAGAGCCGTTTTCCGGTTCGCTTATCTGTCACTGCGGTGCATGATGAGACTGGCAAATTGACTGGTTTTTTAGGGATTGGCAAAGATCTCAGCCAGCAACAAAAGATTGAACAGTCCTTAGTGGAGAGTGAAGCTCGATTTTTAGGCGCTTTTCAATATGCAGCCATTGGCATGGCTTTGGTTTCGCCAACAGGGCATTGGCTCAGAGTAAATCCATCTGTTTGTAGCATTGTCGGCTATTCAGAATCAGAATTGCTGGCATTGACCTTTCAAGAAATCACCCACCCCGATGATTTGGCATCAGATCTGACCTATGTTGAGCAATTGCTAGCAGGTGAGATTGACACTTACCAGATGGAGAAGCGATATATCCATAAACAAGGTCATGAAGTCTGGATTTTACTGAGCGTTTCTCTGGTGCGGGATAACGAGGGGCAACCCCTCTACTTTATTTCTCAAATCCAAAATATTAATCAACGCAAGCAGGCTAAAGCAGCCTTACAGCAATTAAATAAACAGTTAGAACAACTCGTCCATGAGCGGACGACCCAACTGGAACTGGCTTTTAATCAGCTGAAAGCATCCGAGGCAAACTACCAAGATCTATATGACAACGCCCCTGATATGTATGCATCTGTAGATGCTCAATCTCATCAGGTATTGCAATGCAATAAGACGTTATGCCATGCCTTGGACTTGAATAAAGAAGACATTCTCAATGGATCTATATTTTCTCTGTACCACCCAGATTGCCACCCTGAAGCAGAGAAAGCATTTAATACTTTTGCTGAAACCGGAACAGTCCAAGATGCTCAATTACAGCTCAACCGCCAAGATGGCAGCAAGCTAGACGTTAGTCTCAATGTACGGGCCGTTCGAGATTCAGAGGGCAATATTCTCCATAGCCGTTCTAGTTGGCGAGATATTACTGAACGCAAACAATTAGCAGCCCAGTTGCGCCAGGTCAATACTGAACTCGAGCAACGAGTAGAAGAGCGAACCAATGCATTATTGATCACGAATCAAAGATTAGAGCAGGAAATTCAGGAACGACAACGGGCAGAAGTTGAGCTCCGAACCATGAACGACCAGTTAGAAATCTTGGTTCAGCAACGGACTGCCGAGTTACAGAAATCTGCCGAACGAGAACAAGCCTTCTCTGGCATCATCCAACGTATGCGGCAAACTTTGGAATTACAAACCATTTTTGCCGATACAACCGAGGAATTAAGACGCGTTATTGCTTGCGATCGCACCTTGGTCTACCAATTTAAATCCGATTGGACTGGCACATTAGTCGCTGAATCCGTGAGTCAGGACAGCCCTTCAATTATCGCGCTAAAAGCCCAAAAGGCAGGATCACGAACGGTAGATATTACACCACCATCAGGGCTTAAACAGATCCTTGGCCAGAATTATCAATATGATGTTGCCTTGGGAAAACACAGTCAGAATGTAACCTGTCGAACCATCACAGATATCAAAGAGGTTGGCTTTGATCCTTATACACTCAAAGTTTTAGAGCGGTTAAATATTCAAGCTTATCTGGTCGTTCCCATCGTCGATGGCTCTCATCTATGGGGACTGCTCATCGCCACTCAAAATACCGCGCCTTGCTTGTGGAGCCCATCCGCGATTCAAATCATGACGCAAGTCGGCACGCAGCTAGGGGTTGCCGTTCAGCAAGCAGAGTTATTAGCCCATTCTCAAAAACAGGCCAAGGCTCTAAAAAAAGCAAAAGAGGAAGCGGAAAGAGCCAGTCGGGCGAAGAGTAACTTTTTGAGCCACATGAGTCACGAACTGCGCACACCCTTGAATGCCATCCTGGGCTATGCCCAACTGATGCAACACTCTACCCTGTTATCTGCCCAACATACCCAGTATGTCAAAACGATTAATCGCAGCGGAAAACACCTCCTCACCTTAATTAATGATGTGCTGGAGATGTCTAAAATCGAGGCCGGACAACTGTACCTCAATCAGTCAAGTTTTGATCTATATAACCTGCTCTCTGAATTAGAAGAGATGTTTAGTCTCAAAGCCTCTCTTAAGCAGCTTCAAGTTTCATTCCAAGGCCAATCCCTGGTGCCTCGATATATTCAGGCCGATCAAAATAAGCTGCGCCAGGTCTTGATTAACATTCTGGGTAATGCGATTAAATTTACTCAGCAAGGGCAGATCAATCTTTGCATCTCTGTAGCCAGAGAGTCGCTGTTTTTTACCATCACGGATACCGGACCCGGAATCGATGCGGCCAGTTTAGATAAACTATTTCATGCTTTTGAGCAGGGCAATATTGGCTTGCAATCTAGAGAAGGAACTGGGCTAGGACTCAGTATTAGCCAAAAATTTGTCACCTTAATGGGTGGACAACTCACGGTTACCAGTCAAGAAGGACAAGGCTCAACCTTTACCTTCCATATTCCTTTAACCATTGCTGATGAAACAGTGTTAGATCAGGACCATGACCATACCTTTCAGACGGTCAATTTGGCTCCCAATCAACCGGATTTCCGCATATTAGTCGTTGATGATGAACAAACCAACCGCAAACCCTTGGCAGAATTGCTGAGTTTGATCGGTTTCTCAGTGCAAGAGGCGTCCAATGGTCAAGCTGCCATAACCATCTGGGAAACCTGGCAACCCCATTTAATTTGGATGGATATGCAGATGCCAGAGATGGATGGCTGCCATGCCACGCGACTGATCAAAGCCACTCCACAAGGGCAAAACACGGTTGTTATCGCCTTGACCGCAAGTGTGTTTGAAGAGAACAAGCAAAAGATTCTAGAGGCAGGCTGTAATGATTTTGTCCGTAAGCCTTTTCGGCAAAATGAGGTTTTAGAAAAAATAACAAAATATCTCGGAGTGCAATATGTTCCAGTCGTTCACGACTCACATCCTGATGAACAGGGACAAGAGTTGCCGACTCGGTCCGAGCAGTTGAACATAGACCAACTCAGGGTAATGCCGACTGCATGGCTTGAGGAAGTCAGGCAGCGGGCCCACCAGGGCAATGATCTTCTCCTGCTGAAATTGATCCAGCAAATCCCACCTGAACATCAGACCATAGCTGACGATTTGACCTGCTTGGTCGAGAATTACCAATTTGAGCAATTGGCACAATTAGCGAAGTTTCCCCAGCCCTAA
- a CDS encoding diguanylate cyclase domain-containing protein: MISHDTDLDQNMDEYRANPISDIASPATSVLPSEILIVDDTVENLRLLSNMLSIQGYSVRKATGGEMAIQSVESLPPDLILLDILMPDLNGYEVCTQIKRNPQTANIPIIFLSALDDPLDKVKAFEVGGVDYLTKPFQLEEVLARVHNQLSLKDAQEKVVALNAKLQEWLVDQNQKLHLANSRILETSSVDSLTGIPNRASLLTRLEQSLFLAKMDEAYKFALLYLDCDRFSTINQSFGYQAGDELLQELVKRLQALTHPDDMLARIGGDQFAILINKPSDPDQVHQFAKEILVKLQQPFPIQGQEIALNVSIGTEFGGAHFEKPGQIFGHAETAMYRSKAAGGNQSTSFTTP, encoded by the coding sequence ATGATCTCCCACGACACCGATTTAGACCAGAATATGGATGAATATCGTGCCAATCCTATTTCAGACATTGCTAGTCCTGCCACATCTGTCTTACCGAGTGAAATTTTAATCGTAGACGACACCGTAGAAAACCTCCGGTTACTCTCCAATATGCTGTCAATTCAAGGGTACAGCGTCCGGAAAGCGACCGGTGGAGAGATGGCCATCCAATCTGTGGAATCACTTCCCCCTGATCTCATTTTGCTCGATATTCTCATGCCCGACTTAAATGGCTATGAGGTCTGCACTCAGATCAAACGAAATCCCCAAACCGCTAATATTCCGATTATTTTCCTCAGTGCTCTCGATGACCCTTTAGACAAAGTCAAAGCATTTGAAGTCGGTGGCGTAGATTATTTGACTAAGCCTTTCCAACTTGAAGAAGTACTAGCAAGAGTCCATAACCAGCTATCCCTGAAGGATGCCCAGGAAAAAGTTGTCGCCCTAAATGCCAAGCTGCAAGAGTGGTTGGTTGACCAAAACCAAAAACTCCATCTGGCCAACAGCCGCATTTTAGAAACGAGTAGCGTCGATAGTCTTACCGGAATTCCGAATCGAGCTTCATTGCTCACCAGGCTAGAACAGTCACTATTCCTAGCCAAGATGGATGAGGCATACAAATTTGCGTTGCTGTATCTAGATTGCGATCGCTTCAGCACGATCAACCAATCTTTCGGCTATCAGGCTGGCGATGAATTATTGCAGGAGCTGGTCAAGCGGCTACAAGCCCTCACTCATCCAGATGATATGCTTGCCCGCATCGGTGGAGACCAATTTGCCATTCTAATTAATAAGCCATCTGATCCAGATCAGGTCCATCAATTCGCCAAGGAAATTTTGGTCAAGCTTCAACAGCCATTTCCCATTCAAGGACAAGAAATTGCCCTAAATGTCAGTATTGGCACTGAGTTTGGTGGGGCTCACTTTGAAAAACCCGGCCAGATTTTCGGTCATGCTGAGACTGCTATGTATCGGTCTAAAGCAGCAGGTGGAAATCAATCGACTTCTTTCACTACCCCATAA